The sequence below is a genomic window from Cryobacterium arcticum.
TCTCCTTCAACCGGGTGGTCTTCAAGCACGTGCTGCGCAACGCCGGCGGCCCCGCCCTGGCCGTCCTGGCCGTGCAGTTCGTCGGCCTGCTCGGCGGCGCGGTCATCGTGGAGCAGATCTTCGCGATCCCGGGCCTCGGCCAGGTAGCCGTGCAGGCCACCACCCAGGGCGATATCCCCATGGTTATGGGCCTGGTCGTGGCGACGGCCGCGATCGTCGTCATCGTCAACCTGCTCATCGACCTGCTCCAGGGCTGGCTCAACCCGAAGGTGCGCCTCTCATGATCGACCTGACCCCCACCGTGATGGCTCCGGCGCTGCCCCGGGCCGCCCGCCGGTCGCTGCTCTCCCGCCTGCTGCGCAACCCCATCGGCCTGGCCACCATCGTCTTCCTCGTGCTGCTCGTGCTCAGCGCCGTGTTCGCCGCGCTGATCGCCTCGCACGACCCCAATGAGTCGTCGATCCAGAACGTGCTCGGCGGGCCGGCCGACGGGCATCCGCTCGGCTTCGACAGCTCGGGACGTGACGTGTTCTCCCGTCTCATCTTCGCTGGCCGGTTCAGCCTCGCCGGCGCCGCCCTGGCCCTGGTGATCGCACTCGCCATCGGCGTCACTGGTGGCCTCATCGCCGGCTACTACGGCAAGTGGTTCGACGCGGTGTCCTCCTGGCTCACCGGCCTGCTGATGGCCCTGCCCGGCATCGTCGTGCTGCTGGCCGCCCGCGCCGTGCTCGGCCCGTCGATGTGGCTGTCCATGATGATCTTCGGCGTGCTGCTCTCGCCGGCCTTCTTCAGGCTCGTGTACGCGTCGGTCACCGCGGTGCGCAACGAACTGTACGTGGACGCGGCCCGGGTCGCTGGCCTCGGCGACGGCCGCATCATCGGCAAGCACATCCTCACCGTGGTGCGTGCCCCCGTCATCATCCAGTCCGCCATGGTGCTCGGCATCGCCATCGCCATCCAGGCCGGACTCGACTTCCTCGGTCTCGGCGACCAGTCGATCCCCACCTGGGGCACCATGCTCAACGACGGCTTCCGGCAGATCTACAAGGAGCCGATGCTCATCCTCTGGCCGAGCCTCGTGATCGCGTTCACCTGTGTGGCGCTCACCCTGCTGGCCAACACCATGCGCGACGAACTCGAGCAGAGCGGCAAGGCCAAGCGCCGCCGCCGCCCGCCGCTGCGTCCCGTCGACGTCAACAAGACCGCAGCCGTGTTCCACGCCGACGACCTGTCCTCCTCCGGCCGCACCGGCGAGGTGCTGCTGGATGTGCGCGACCTCGCGATCGGCTACGACCAGGCCGACGGCACCGTGAAGACCGTCGTGCACGATGTGTCGCTGACCGTGCGTCGCGGCGAGGTGCACGGCCTGATCGGCGAGTCCGGTTCGGGCAAGACCCAGACCGCCTGGTCGATCCTGCGCCTGCTGCCCGACGGCGGCCGGGTCACCGGCGGGGCGATCTTCTTCGAGGGGCACGACCTGGCCCTGGCCTCCGAGAAGGAGATGACGAAGATCCGCGGCAAGAAGATCGCGTACATCCCGCAGGAGCCGATGTCGAATCTCGACGCCGCGTTCACGATCGGCAGCCAGATGGTCGAGCCGATGCGGGTGTGCCTGGGTATCTCCAAGAAGGAGGCCACCCAGCGGGCCCTCAAGCTGCTCGCCCGGGTCGGCATCCCCAACCCCGAGCGCACCTTCGCCGCCTACCCTCACGAGGTCTCCGGCGGCATGGCCCAGCGGGTGCTCATCGCCGGCGCCGTCTCCTGCGACCCCGACCTGCTCATCGCCGACGAGCCCACCACCGCCCTGGACGTGACCGTGCAGGCCGAGGTGCTCGACCTGCTGCGCGAGCTGCAGGCCGAGCTCAACATGGGCGTCGTCCTGGTCACCCACAACTTCGGTGTCGTCGCCGACCTGTGCGACCGCGTGAGCGTGATGCGGGACGGCCGCGTGATCGAGACGGGCCCGGTGCGGTCCATCTTCAACGCCGCGAAGCATCCGTACACCCAGTCGCTGCTCGCAGCGATCCTCGAAGACGGCGAAGCCCGCGGCGGCCTCGTCACCAGCCCCACCGACAGCTTTGGAGCAGAGTCATGACCGAGCCTCTCCTGGACGTCAAGAACGTCGTCGTCGAGTACCCGATCAAGGGATTCCGCAAGGACCCGTTCCGGGCCCTCAAGGGTGTGTCCCTCGACATCCGCCCCGGCGAGACGGTGGGCCTGGTCGGCGAGTCCGGCTCCGGCAAGACCA
It includes:
- a CDS encoding dipeptide/oligopeptide/nickel ABC transporter permease/ATP-binding protein; amino-acid sequence: MIDLTPTVMAPALPRAARRSLLSRLLRNPIGLATIVFLVLLVLSAVFAALIASHDPNESSIQNVLGGPADGHPLGFDSSGRDVFSRLIFAGRFSLAGAALALVIALAIGVTGGLIAGYYGKWFDAVSSWLTGLLMALPGIVVLLAARAVLGPSMWLSMMIFGVLLSPAFFRLVYASVTAVRNELYVDAARVAGLGDGRIIGKHILTVVRAPVIIQSAMVLGIAIAIQAGLDFLGLGDQSIPTWGTMLNDGFRQIYKEPMLILWPSLVIAFTCVALTLLANTMRDELEQSGKAKRRRRPPLRPVDVNKTAAVFHADDLSSSGRTGEVLLDVRDLAIGYDQADGTVKTVVHDVSLTVRRGEVHGLIGESGSGKTQTAWSILRLLPDGGRVTGGAIFFEGHDLALASEKEMTKIRGKKIAYIPQEPMSNLDAAFTIGSQMVEPMRVCLGISKKEATQRALKLLARVGIPNPERTFAAYPHEVSGGMAQRVLIAGAVSCDPDLLIADEPTTALDVTVQAEVLDLLRELQAELNMGVVLVTHNFGVVADLCDRVSVMRDGRVIETGPVRSIFNAAKHPYTQSLLAAILEDGEARGGLVTSPTDSFGAES